A genomic stretch from Anaerolinea thermophila UNI-1 includes:
- a CDS encoding DeoR/GlpR family DNA-binding transcription regulator, with amino-acid sequence MDIPSLSNIERQQAILALLQRQQRVKIAQICEEFAVSEATARRDLEALASQGLIQRVHGGAIPLQPAAPEPPLLERSHEQADEKARIGRLAATLVQDGETVFLGSGTTVLEIAKHLRERKGLTIITNSLPVVNLFAGMEHIQVVCLGGILRDSELSFIGHITEQALSEVRADKVFLGVRAVDLEHGLTNDYLPETMTDRAILKIGREVIVVADHTKCCRVSTAFLAPLTSMHTFITTQEADESFISALQELGVRVLLA; translated from the coding sequence ATGGACATCCCCTCTCTTTCCAATATCGAACGTCAGCAAGCCATCCTGGCACTGCTTCAGCGCCAGCAACGGGTGAAGATTGCCCAAATCTGCGAAGAGTTTGCCGTCAGTGAAGCCACTGCCCGCCGGGACCTGGAAGCGCTGGCTTCGCAGGGCTTGATTCAGCGCGTGCATGGCGGCGCTATTCCTCTACAACCGGCTGCGCCGGAGCCGCCCCTGCTGGAGCGCAGTCATGAGCAGGCGGATGAGAAAGCCCGCATCGGCAGGCTTGCCGCTACCCTGGTACAGGATGGCGAAACCGTCTTCCTTGGCTCGGGAACGACGGTGCTGGAAATCGCCAAACACCTGCGCGAGCGCAAAGGGCTGACCATCATCACCAATTCCCTGCCGGTGGTCAACCTGTTTGCCGGCATGGAACATATTCAGGTGGTGTGTCTGGGCGGGATTTTACGCGACAGCGAACTCTCCTTCATCGGACACATCACCGAGCAAGCCCTCAGCGAGGTGCGCGCCGATAAGGTCTTTCTGGGGGTGCGCGCCGTGGATCTGGAACACGGCTTGACCAACGATTACCTGCCCGAAACCATGACCGACCGCGCCATCCTCAAAATTGGGCGCGAGGTTATCGTTGTGGCGGATCACACCAAATGCTGTCGCGTCTCCACTGCCTTCCTTGCTCCCCTGACCAGCATGCACACCTTCATCACCACCCAGGAAGCCGATGAAAGTTTCATCTCTGCCCTGCAGGAACTGGGGGTTCGGGTCTTGCTGGCATAA
- a CDS encoding carbohydrate ABC transporter permease, with amino-acid sequence MGKRVQTRLLDALTYLILLIGAVGMVTPFLWMVSTSFKLPADQFTKTLIPPTFTLRNFQALFAYGDISFPLLFLNSAVISLLTTIGQLLTCSMAAFCFAVVRFKGRDFLFTLLLLTLLIPFHVTLIPNFVIFSWLGLVGTSVPLWLPAFWGGAFGTFLLRQYFLTIPRDLVDAARVDGATLPQIYWKVYLPLAKPALAALAIFSFQGAWNDLLRPLVYMPAAPNTTLTVGLALFQTQMTRGGNFTVLMAGALISILPLLIVFFFAQRFFIEGIALSGVKR; translated from the coding sequence ATGGGAAAACGCGTACAAACCCGTTTATTGGATGCTCTGACGTACCTCATCCTGCTCATCGGCGCGGTAGGCATGGTCACCCCCTTCCTGTGGATGGTGTCCACGTCCTTCAAACTGCCCGCCGATCAGTTCACCAAAACGCTCATTCCGCCTACCTTTACCCTGAGAAACTTTCAGGCGCTCTTTGCCTACGGCGATATCAGTTTCCCCCTGCTGTTCCTCAACAGTGCGGTCATTTCCCTGCTGACCACCATTGGGCAACTGCTCACCTGCTCCATGGCGGCGTTTTGCTTTGCCGTGGTACGCTTCAAAGGCAGAGATTTCCTGTTCACCCTGCTTTTACTGACCCTGCTGATTCCGTTCCATGTGACCCTTATCCCCAATTTCGTCATTTTCTCATGGCTGGGGCTGGTGGGTACCAGTGTGCCGTTGTGGTTGCCTGCCTTCTGGGGCGGGGCTTTCGGCACGTTCCTCTTGCGGCAGTACTTCCTCACCATTCCCCGCGACCTGGTGGATGCGGCACGGGTGGACGGCGCAACCCTGCCGCAAATCTACTGGAAGGTGTACCTGCCGCTCGCCAAGCCTGCTCTGGCGGCGCTGGCAATCTTTTCCTTCCAGGGCGCATGGAACGACTTGCTTCGCCCGCTGGTCTATATGCCTGCCGCGCCGAACACGACCCTGACGGTCGGGCTGGCGCTCTTCCAGACGCAGATGACCCGCGGCGGAAACTTTACCGTATTAATGGCAGGCGCGCTGATCAGCATCCTGCCCCTGCTCATCGTCTTCTTCTTTGCTCAGCGCTTCTTCATTGAGGGTATTGCCCTGAGCGGCGTCAAGCGCTAA
- a CDS encoding SIS domain-containing protein, with protein MENGTFTLQEILSQPQAWASALDVLKASQADIRRFQPGEYAQILFTGCGSTYYLALSAAALTQELTGAPARAFPASELWLNPDIVYTGGKTLLVAVSRSGETSETLHACRAFLDQKRGDLITLSCYPQTPLAGMGTLNLVLPSGQEQSVAQTRAFSTLYLGTMALACEWSGRADLLDALTRLPEAGAQVLENSAGLAGELGQDASLDRFYWLGSGTRYGLACELSLKMKEMSLSHSEPFHFLEFRHGPKSMITDSAVVIGLRSARNGQAEGAVLDDMLALGGRVVDLAFADAPLFPEKATYRLTLPAPLSEAIRNILYLPVGQRIAFERALSKGLNPDRPTHLDTVVKL; from the coding sequence ATGGAAAATGGAACGTTTACTCTTCAGGAAATTCTTTCTCAACCGCAGGCATGGGCGAGCGCGCTGGATGTCTTGAAAGCCTCTCAAGCGGACATCCGGCGTTTTCAGCCCGGTGAGTATGCCCAAATCCTCTTTACCGGATGTGGCTCCACCTACTACCTGGCTCTTTCCGCCGCCGCGCTTACCCAGGAACTGACCGGCGCGCCCGCTCGAGCCTTCCCCGCTTCCGAACTCTGGCTGAACCCGGACATTGTTTACACCGGGGGCAAGACCCTGCTGGTGGCGGTTTCCCGCTCCGGCGAGACCAGCGAAACCCTGCACGCCTGCCGCGCTTTCCTCGACCAGAAACGCGGCGACCTGATCACCCTGTCCTGCTACCCGCAAACCCCGCTGGCAGGCATGGGGACGCTCAACCTGGTTCTGCCGTCCGGTCAGGAACAATCGGTGGCACAAACCCGCGCCTTCTCCACCCTCTACCTGGGGACGATGGCGCTGGCGTGCGAGTGGTCCGGGCGTGCTGACCTGCTGGATGCGCTGACCCGCTTACCCGAAGCCGGCGCGCAGGTGCTGGAAAACTCGGCGGGACTGGCAGGCGAACTGGGACAGGACGCCAGCCTGGATCGTTTTTACTGGCTTGGTTCAGGTACGCGCTACGGGCTGGCTTGCGAATTGAGCCTGAAGATGAAAGAGATGAGCCTGAGCCACAGTGAGCCTTTCCACTTCCTGGAATTCCGCCATGGTCCCAAGAGCATGATCACCGATTCGGCGGTGGTCATCGGCTTGCGCTCTGCCCGCAACGGGCAGGCGGAAGGCGCGGTGCTGGATGATATGCTGGCGCTGGGCGGCAGGGTGGTGGACCTGGCGTTTGCGGATGCTCCCCTCTTCCCGGAAAAAGCCACCTATCGCCTGACCCTGCCTGCTCCCCTCTCGGAAGCCATCCGCAACATTCTGTATTTGCCCGTTGGACAGCGCATTGCCTTCGAACGGGCTCTTTCCAAAGGGTTGAATCCAGATCGTCCCACGCATCTGGATACCGTTGTCAAGTTGTAG
- a CDS encoding amidohydrolase family protein, which translates to MLLEHYKPRSKLVTRQSVVEKPRFPVIDAHNHLAPPFGGDWEEKPINELLDRMDAAGVIHYVDLDGGWGEDILNRHLDLFKARAPERFTIFGGVDWNQWEYLGNRFPEWAAERLRIQKARGAEGLKIWKHFGLHVRDHTGARVAVDDARLDPVWQTAGELGMPVLIHIADPVAFFDPIDETNERWEELGAHPDWSFPSPPFPPFLEIVNALHRLVKRHPQTTFIGAHVGCYAENLAWVGSVLDDCPNFFVDIAARIGELGRQPYTARRFFLKYADRILFGTDVGPDLETYRIYYRFLETDDEYFNYNPGEIPLQGRWYIYGIFLPDEVLEKVYAGNARRILRIQG; encoded by the coding sequence ATGCTTCTTGAACACTACAAACCGCGTTCCAAACTGGTCACACGGCAAAGCGTGGTGGAAAAGCCGCGCTTTCCGGTCATTGACGCGCACAATCACCTGGCGCCGCCCTTTGGCGGGGATTGGGAAGAAAAGCCCATCAACGAACTGCTGGACCGCATGGACGCCGCCGGTGTCATCCACTACGTGGATCTGGATGGCGGCTGGGGAGAGGACATTCTCAACCGCCACCTGGATCTCTTCAAAGCCCGCGCGCCGGAGCGTTTCACCATCTTTGGCGGCGTGGACTGGAATCAGTGGGAGTATCTGGGCAACCGCTTCCCGGAGTGGGCGGCGGAACGTTTGCGCATTCAGAAAGCCCGCGGCGCTGAGGGCTTGAAAATCTGGAAACATTTTGGCTTGCACGTGCGTGATCATACCGGCGCGCGGGTTGCCGTAGATGACGCCCGCCTCGACCCCGTCTGGCAGACGGCGGGAGAACTGGGCATGCCTGTGCTGATCCACATCGCCGACCCGGTGGCTTTCTTCGACCCCATTGATGAGACCAACGAACGCTGGGAAGAACTGGGGGCGCACCCCGACTGGTCGTTCCCCAGCCCGCCCTTCCCGCCGTTTCTGGAGATTGTCAATGCCCTGCACCGCCTGGTCAAGCGCCATCCGCAGACTACCTTCATCGGCGCGCATGTGGGCTGTTACGCCGAGAACCTTGCCTGGGTGGGCAGTGTGCTGGACGATTGCCCCAATTTCTTTGTGGATATCGCCGCGCGCATTGGAGAACTGGGACGTCAGCCCTATACCGCGCGGCGTTTCTTTCTGAAATACGCCGACCGCATTCTTTTCGGTACAGATGTAGGTCCCGACCTGGAGACCTACCGCATTTATTACCGCTTCCTCGAAACCGACGACGAATACTTCAACTACAATCCGGGCGAAATCCCCCTGCAGGGACGCTGGTACATCTACGGCATTTTCCTGCCCGATGAGGTGCTGGAAAAGGTATATGCAGGCAACGCCCGGCGAATTCTTCGTATTCAGGGATGA
- a CDS encoding ABC transporter substrate-binding protein, producing MKRTLFSLILVLTIVLTACAQAGGTPAPSGGAAEIRFMAWGDPAELEVWKQIVADFEKENPNVKVNVEVSDWDSYWTKLKTLLAANTPPDIFAIDAPLYKDYQSRGVLLNLKPYLDANPGLLDGLYPVTLKAYETPEGYFGLPRDFQTIVVFYNKDMFNAAGIPYPQQGWTYDDLREIARKLTKDTNGDGKVDQYGFYADLWDMELIWGEGIWAHGGDVISADYTKTLIGTPEARKAWQLFHDMIFVDGSWPDANTAAQYGGDPFLAGVAAMTTIGHWAIPGYAEASFKWDVAPMPAGPAGQATSVNSAGFVVAKATKYPQESFNFIKFVLSEKGQTRLAELGFACPVLKSVAESPAFLEQEVKVNHQVFLDSLAFARMKPSFKGYEEWSSVIGDGMSVVWTGEAELDATLDEVVKQADEVLAKNR from the coding sequence ATGAAGCGCACCCTGTTTTCCCTGATTCTGGTTCTCACCATCGTGCTGACGGCTTGCGCGCAGGCGGGCGGCACTCCGGCGCCCTCTGGCGGAGCGGCAGAGATTCGCTTCATGGCATGGGGCGACCCGGCTGAACTGGAAGTGTGGAAGCAAATTGTCGCCGACTTCGAGAAGGAAAATCCCAATGTCAAGGTGAACGTGGAAGTTTCCGACTGGGATTCGTACTGGACGAAGTTGAAGACCCTGCTTGCCGCCAACACCCCGCCGGACATCTTCGCCATTGATGCCCCGCTCTACAAGGACTATCAATCCCGCGGCGTTCTGCTCAACCTGAAGCCCTATCTGGATGCCAACCCCGGCTTGCTGGATGGGCTGTATCCGGTCACCCTGAAAGCCTACGAAACCCCCGAAGGCTACTTCGGTTTGCCGCGCGATTTCCAGACCATTGTGGTCTTCTACAACAAGGATATGTTTAACGCCGCCGGCATCCCCTATCCGCAACAGGGCTGGACGTATGACGACCTGCGCGAGATTGCCAGGAAACTGACCAAAGACACCAACGGCGATGGCAAGGTGGATCAGTACGGCTTCTACGCCGATTTGTGGGACATGGAACTCATCTGGGGTGAAGGCATTTGGGCGCACGGCGGCGATGTCATCAGCGCCGACTACACCAAGACGCTCATCGGTACGCCCGAAGCCCGCAAAGCCTGGCAACTCTTCCACGATATGATTTTCGTGGACGGTTCCTGGCCCGATGCCAACACTGCGGCGCAGTACGGCGGCGATCCCTTCCTGGCTGGCGTTGCCGCCATGACCACCATTGGACACTGGGCAATCCCCGGCTATGCTGAAGCATCCTTCAAGTGGGATGTTGCCCCCATGCCCGCCGGACCTGCCGGGCAAGCCACCAGCGTCAACAGCGCCGGGTTTGTGGTTGCCAAAGCCACCAAATACCCGCAGGAAAGTTTCAACTTCATCAAGTTTGTGCTGAGCGAGAAGGGGCAGACCCGCCTGGCGGAACTGGGCTTTGCCTGCCCGGTGCTCAAGTCGGTTGCCGAAAGCCCTGCCTTCCTGGAACAGGAAGTCAAGGTCAACCATCAGGTTTTCCTGGATTCGCTGGCGTTCGCCCGCATGAAGCCGTCCTTCAAGGGTTATGAGGAATGGTCCTCGGTGATTGGCGACGGCATGAGCGTGGTGTGGACCGGCGAAGCCGAACTGGATGCCACCCTGGACGAAGTCGTCAAACAGGCTGACGAAGTGCTGGCAAAGAACAGGTAA
- the melA gene encoding alpha-galactosidase: MTKITFIGAGSLGFTSELVRDILTFPLLEDAHIALMDIHPERLEWAKRQVEKLIAAGKRPATVSATLDRAEALKGADVVLTTILAGSTEVWRHDIEIPKKYGVDINVGDTRGPSGIFRFLRTINPMMDIVRDMEKYYPNAVLLNYTNPMAMLVSAIQKQSFITVTGLCHSVQGTAMMLARWIGAPYEEIDYVCAGINHQAWYLEYKWNGQDAYPLIRKAVTERPEVYNEEIVRNEMFLALGYYVTESSGHNSEYNWWFRKRPDLIEKYCTHGTGWNPGEYAYILKEYQRNEATWKDQVRERLEAPLTPEDLQRGEEYAAYIINALKGGEPFKFNGNVRNTHLITNLPEGACVEVPVYVDRAGFHPTHVGALPPECALLTQLSSGIEEMAVQASIAGDPTMVYRAICHDPLTASVLSLAEIRQMTNELFAVHKDYLPQFKVHRV; encoded by the coding sequence ATGACCAAGATTACCTTCATCGGTGCAGGCAGTTTGGGCTTCACCAGCGAACTGGTGCGCGACATCCTCACCTTCCCCCTGCTGGAAGATGCCCACATCGCTCTGATGGACATTCACCCCGAACGGCTGGAATGGGCAAAACGGCAGGTGGAGAAACTCATCGCGGCGGGCAAACGCCCTGCCACCGTCTCCGCCACCCTGGACCGCGCCGAAGCCCTGAAGGGCGCGGATGTGGTGCTGACCACCATTCTGGCAGGCAGTACCGAGGTCTGGCGGCATGATATTGAAATCCCCAAGAAGTACGGCGTGGACATCAACGTGGGCGATACCCGCGGACCGAGCGGCATCTTCCGCTTTCTGCGCACCATCAACCCGATGATGGACATTGTCCGCGATATGGAAAAATACTACCCCAACGCCGTCCTGCTCAACTACACCAACCCCATGGCGATGCTGGTCTCTGCCATTCAAAAGCAGTCCTTCATCACCGTGACGGGATTGTGCCACTCGGTGCAGGGCACTGCCATGATGCTGGCGCGCTGGATTGGCGCACCTTACGAGGAAATTGACTACGTCTGCGCGGGCATTAACCACCAAGCCTGGTACTTGGAGTACAAATGGAATGGGCAGGACGCCTACCCGCTCATCCGCAAAGCAGTGACCGAGCGCCCCGAGGTGTACAACGAGGAAATTGTCCGCAACGAGATGTTTCTAGCGCTGGGCTATTACGTCACCGAATCCAGCGGTCACAACTCGGAATACAACTGGTGGTTCCGCAAGCGCCCCGACCTCATCGAAAAGTACTGCACACACGGCACGGGCTGGAATCCAGGCGAGTACGCCTACATCCTCAAGGAATATCAGCGCAACGAAGCCACCTGGAAGGATCAGGTGCGCGAACGTCTGGAAGCACCGCTCACCCCCGAGGATTTACAGCGTGGCGAGGAATACGCGGCGTATATCATCAACGCGCTGAAGGGCGGCGAACCCTTCAAGTTCAACGGCAATGTGCGCAACACCCACCTCATTACCAACCTGCCCGAAGGTGCCTGCGTGGAAGTACCTGTGTACGTGGATCGCGCAGGCTTCCACCCCACTCACGTGGGCGCGCTCCCACCTGAATGCGCTCTGCTCACCCAACTTTCCAGCGGCATTGAGGAAATGGCGGTGCAGGCGTCCATTGCGGGCGACCCCACCATGGTGTACCGTGCCATCTGTCACGACCCGCTGACGGCTTCGGTGCTTTCGCTGGCAGAAATCCGCCAGATGACTAATGAATTGTTTGCCGTGCATAAGGATTACCTGCCGCAGTTCAAGGTCCACCGCGTGTAA
- a CDS encoding carbohydrate ABC transporter permease, whose protein sequence is MEAGLKPLGREKFWLWAMLAPTLFGLFFSAFGSLLATLALSFTRWDLLTPPQWAGFANYIALFKDPKNLTSLLNTVRFTAMYVPGVVIVSLLVAVLMNRGLKGISFFRTAYYLPAVTSAVATALVWQMIYGKDTGILNYLLESLGLQPVCWLCTDMALYSVVIVNIWGAIGEGMIIFLAGLTTIPREYYEAAEMDGAKGLQKFFRITLPLITPSIFFQTLISTINAFQAYDYIYMLTRRGQGDSSVPVVVFSIYRNAWHFSNYGGASAQAIELTLIVAALMGLYLWLEKRFVVYE, encoded by the coding sequence ATGGAAGCCGGTCTCAAACCTCTTGGTCGGGAAAAATTCTGGTTGTGGGCAATGCTCGCCCCTACCCTGTTCGGGCTGTTTTTCAGCGCTTTTGGATCACTGCTGGCAACGCTGGCGCTGTCTTTTACCCGCTGGGACTTGCTGACCCCGCCCCAATGGGCTGGCTTTGCCAATTACATCGCGCTGTTCAAAGATCCCAAGAACCTTACCTCTCTGCTGAACACGGTGCGGTTTACCGCCATGTATGTGCCGGGGGTGGTCATCGTCTCCCTGCTGGTGGCAGTGCTGATGAACCGCGGGCTGAAGGGCATTTCCTTCTTCCGCACGGCTTACTACCTGCCGGCAGTGACCTCGGCAGTGGCTACCGCGCTGGTGTGGCAGATGATTTATGGAAAAGATACGGGAATCCTCAACTACCTTCTGGAAAGCCTCGGGTTACAGCCGGTGTGCTGGCTGTGTACCGATATGGCGCTCTATTCGGTGGTCATTGTCAACATCTGGGGGGCAATTGGCGAGGGCATGATTATCTTTCTGGCAGGGTTAACCACCATCCCACGCGAGTACTACGAAGCCGCCGAGATGGACGGCGCCAAAGGCTTGCAGAAGTTCTTCCGCATCACCCTGCCGCTCATCACCCCCAGCATTTTCTTCCAAACGCTGATTTCCACCATCAACGCCTTTCAGGCATACGACTACATCTATATGCTCACCCGCCGCGGGCAGGGCGATAGTTCTGTTCCAGTCGTGGTGTTCTCTATTTACCGCAACGCCTGGCATTTCTCCAATTACGGCGGTGCCAGCGCGCAAGCCATCGAACTCACCCTCATCGTGGCGGCATTGATGGGGCTGTACCTGTGGCTGGAAAAGCGCTTTGTGGTGTATGAGTAG